CTTCCTCGTCTCTTTCGGTTGGGCGGCGGGAATAACTCTTCTAGCATCAGCATGGATTGACCAGAGACTGGGAGTAGTCGTCATCTTTTTCCATAGTAGTCATCCAGCAATAAAGGGAAAGACCACTTAGCGCAGTGGAATAGGAAAGAGAGCGTCGAGCACAGCTTTCGTGTCACCAGAAACCCTTTTTCGTTTATTGGGAgactgaatgaaaaaggcttTGTCAAGCAGGCATGATTGTCACGTCGATCGACAGTTGAGAAATACTATCTCCGGGGCCCTCACTTTAGGGCTATCTTTTACCGTTGACAGACATGGTTCAACGTGCCAGCTATGCTTCCTCTTCTAGAACAGTGACAGCCTAGTCTGATTCCCCCTTCCGAAAGTGCCACAGCTCCTTCTATCACAACCCCTAAAAACTGGGCATTCGAAGCATCAATCTCATTCTATGCTCTATGCCATCTTCCTTATACTTTGACTATTAATTCATGTGCACAAACCTCCCTCACAAAGGAAAGCGGGAAAGTCATCTTTGCAAACAAAGGCCTTCTTCTTATACTATGGCATCTTGTCCAAAGCGAGCGGTCATGTAAACCCTTTGTCTATTCGGCTCTTTCCTTTAATAAGAACAATCTAAATGTGACACTTTCACGACGAAATACCGGGAATTTTTGATACGTCAGTCCCCCAGGAAATTAAGCCAATGATCGACTGTCCCTGCCCATTCTAACGGGGCATTCTATTCCTTCAAGTCCCACAGCTCTAAATGTGCCTATTCCTTCGACACCTTTCCATGGAAACAGGGGGAAAATGGCTTATTCCGCATCAACCTAAGCCCGCTTATTCCGACTAAGTGATCCATTGGCGAAAAGAGGGCCTTCCTCCTTCTTGCTTGAAGCTCtgtcaaagaagcattctatTCCGAAAAGGCTTAGGGCTAGGCTAAACCTCCCTCAAAGCCATGAAGTCCCAGAGCTCTTATTCTAAGAACTGGTGATATTCCCTTAACTACGGATTCAATAGCACCGGTTATGAACCCCAAAAATAACAGGAAAGAGAGCACCGTCTACTCAAACTGTCACACCGGCAACGAGAGCAGTAAGAGCAGATAGTGGAACAGAACTAGCAGCAGATAGGCATTCAGTTAGCTTGAAAACGGACTCGTAGTTAGAAATCAGATGCTTCCTCAACAACTATCTTTAGAATGTCCTATCTCTCTCTTCAACGCTTTAAAACGAGCTAGAAGGCTTCTCTTAAAGCAGAAAAATAGGAGTTATAGTAGTTTCAGCTATTCGATTCGAATGAGTGCCCTCACTTCCTTTCCTTACTACGATAtgcccaaaaaaaagaaaaagaaagtgcaACATATCAAAGAGCGATGACACAAATTATCAGTGACCTCCTACATAACATATGCGAGCCTTACGTGGACGATTTGGTAGtcttttcaaaagaaagaacCGACCACATCGAAAATTTACGCAAGGTCTTCGAAAGGTTAAAAAAACATCAATTGAAGATGAActcgaaaaatgtgcattcgggatCGGGCGGAGGCCTTAAATCAGTAGGGCAATAGCATAGCTATTATTGACCTGACCCCTATTACATTACTTAAGCCTACTCTTTCTTCCAGATATGAGAGCAGCTGAAAACGGCTGTCCCTATTGTATTTTAGATGGAGTCATCTACAGGGCTAAGAATCTTACCTTTACTTAGAGAGGGGTAGCGGTACCATGCTCTTCCGTGCTCGTAGGTTGACTCACCTATGCATCCCGACTAAGGTCTCACAAACGTGCACTTCCCTTATGCATCCAACCGCTTCACTAATGTGAATAGGCTATACATAAGGGTAGGTTGGTTATATACTCTTATGCGCCTTCCTTCTTCGAACCTTTTGGTATGTATTGCCCCCTAACTATAGATCAGATCCACCAGACAAGAAACTCAATTCCGCACTGCTGCTGAGTCGTCGGACTTATCCACCAAGGGATTCATGGAATTTCTGTGGATTGCGTTAGGGGAAATCTACCAAAGCTAGGCAGATAGATAGACTCCTTTCCCGCTGCTAagggagagaaagaaagaaaacaaatgatTGTTTTTTAACCAGCGCCCTCTTTTGGGTATGAAGGTACTAAGAGTCCTCTCACTACCAACCAGCAGACATCATCTAGCTGGGTCTTGCCGGTATCAACAACGAGGAAGAAACAACCAAATGGAAACAGCAACTAACTATGGCTCTTGGCCCAGACAACGTCCTAGGCGTAGGGGAGATCGGAGCAACAGGGAACGCCTAGACGACGTTTTTCTTCCTGGGCTACAGTAAGTAGATCGAGAGGTCGTTCCGCCCCTTGTCCCCGAATATGGGGAATATGTTCTCATAAAATCTTGGGTAAATCTGACCTAGCTGGCGAGCGATCCCAGTTCGCGACAGAGAACAAGACATCAAGCGAGCGTACTTTTGTTCACTTCTTCTCCACCAAGCACGGAAGTTTAAGGATAACTGTAGGTCGGTGGCTACCTAAGGAAACTCCGATTCGATCCGCCCCCCGGCTGGGAGGCATCTACCTCATCCCGATCACAAGGAGAGGTTCACTATGATGGGGGTACTTTTTTTCCCTTAAGGAAAAAATGAAATGCATAGGGGACCATCCTTTTGTTGCGGCATGCTCCTCAGATTTACGGATTCGCAGGGGGCCTCAGGCCCTACTTAGTTTCGCAAGCCTTTGTCATTGTCAGTCAACTAAGTAGggccttttcctttttgtttgaaTAACCCATTCTCATTATCTTTAATAAGTAAAGTAGGCAAACCTATAGGTCCTTAGTAGCGTTGACAAAGAAGAAGGAGCCGGTTAAAAGAAAGCGAatctttccatttttcttataattatataataatataaaatagaaagaaatttCTTATTATTATATATAGGCCAGCTTGACAAGCAACCCTTCCTCTTGATCTGAGGTGCGAAGAGAAAGATTTCTTTTTTATGACTTCCACTTATCGATCCCGGCCCAGAAAAGTGACTGATCAGGGCAGGGCCCTATTGATAAATGAAAGAAAGGGTTTATGAGCCCTAGCCCTGTAAGCCCACACCTGTGTAGAGTAGATCGTTCAACACCTGCGGCACAAACCCATTTTGAACCTATTGGTCCTAGTATCATAGGCGACCGAACGGTCGCCCCTTAATTACTAGACCAACCTGCTATAATAATTCCATAAACACCTAGCGAAGATATGGCAAACAAATAAAGTAGCCCTATGTTCGGATCTGACAATACCATACCATAatcaaaaggtacaatggcccgagCGACCAGACTTAACATAAATGTAGCCACTGGAGCCATTCTAAAAAGGGAGAAATTAGCACTACTTGGTCAAATAGGTTCTTTTAGAATCAATTTCAAACCATCTGCTAGAGGTTGTAACAATCCAAACGATCCCACTACAGCAGGACCCTTTCGACGTTGCACAAAAGCCATTACTTTACGTTCAGCTAGCACTAAAAAGGCTACTCCTAGTATAAGTGGTAGAATTATTCCAAGTATTTCAGCTGGAACAGCTATGTACATTTTGTTTTTATTCACTCATGATCTGGCCTGGTCGACCCAATCATGATATTGAAGGAGGGGACCTTTTCTCGAAAAAAAGAAATTCTTGCAACTACGAAAACCACAACACAAGCACCCCTTTTCCATTCATTCTATCTAAGAAAAAAAATTCATCATAGACCACGACCACGACCCCcccattttttcatttctttatcTATATTTTGCCAGGTTAAAGAGTCCCCGCTCTCCATGTTCTTGAGAAAGTTTTTCAGCTTGCTGACTAGGGTTGGCAGCTAAATTCAGTCTTCGAGACCCCATAACATAAGAAAGTCGTGGAGTGCATAAGCCCCTTTAGAGATAGGGGCGACTTTCTTGTGGTAGTAATTGCGAATGAGCAAGTAGGGGGCGGCAACTAAAGAGGTAGCGAGACTGACCGCAATTTCAAGAATAGGTTgactttatttcatttttgttatgGAAAGTGAAAGTCGTTTCGTTTAGTACGAGATAGCTTCACACCTCGCGGTGCTTACACCTCTCGCCTATCGAAGTTCTGTTCAAAAACCTCGTCTGAGAACTTGTATAGAGAAGGATTTCCCGTGGCGCAGCAGTTCTTCCATACCAACTTAGCTGCCCGGCGCTGCTATTGGCATAACAACCGGTACACCATAGGTTAGCCCAACCCAGTCCTCTCGTACTAGGGTTGGCTCCTCGCAGTTCTCCCTTTAACACCAACGGTAGATAGGAACCGAACTGTCTCACGACGTTCTAAACCCAACTCACGTACCACTTGAATCGGCGAACAACCGAACCCTTGGGACCTTCTTCAACCCCAGGATGTGATGAGTCGACATCGAGGTGCCAAACGACTCCGTCGATAAGAGCTCTTGGGAGTCATCAGCCTGTTATCCCCGGCGTACCTTTGATCCGTTGAGCGAGAGCCCTTCCACACGGGACTCCCGGATCACTATGGCCGACTTTCGTCTCTGTTCGACCAGTCGGTCTCACAGTCAGGCAGGCTTATAGCATTACACTCACGAGAAGAATCTTAGCTTGAGCCTACCTTCGCACACCTCCGTTACTCTTTAGGAGGCATCCGCCCCAGATAAACTACCCACCTCGCAGTGTCCCGCCTCCCCCCGAATGATCGGTGCGGCGGTTAGGCATCCTTAGACGAAAGAGTGGTCTTTCAGGATTGGTCGTTGTGTATCACCACCTCCCACATATCCTACACATTCGATTAAGGTTGTCACTGCGAAGCTATAGTTAAGGTGCACGGGGTCTTACCGTCTAGCCGTTGGTACTCCGCATCTTCACGGAGAATTCAATTTCACCGGGTCCATGTCGGAGACAGCGGGGCAGTCGTTACACCATTCGTGCAGGTCGCTACTTATGCGACAAGGAATTTCGCTACCTTAGGACAGTTAGAGTTACTGCCGCCGTTTACCGGGGCTTCCATTCAAAGCTTATAACACTTCTCCTTCCGACCTTCCAGCACCGGGCAGGTGTCAGACTCTATACATCGTGTTACCACTTAGCAGAGTCCTGTGTTTTTAATAAACAGTCGCTACCCCCTGGTATGTGCCGCTTTCCTAATCAAAAGATAGGAGAGCACCCCTTCTCCCGAAGTTACGGGGTCATTTTGCCGAGTTCCTTCGACATGGTTCTCTCAAGCGCCCTAGTATACTCTACTTGTTCACCTGTGTCGGTTTGGGGTACGGTCAGTTCACCGGGAGGATCGCCCTCCCAATTCGAAGTTTTTTCCTGGAAGTTTCAACCTTGTTGACTATGACAACAGTCGCGACTATAAACAGACTCGTGACTATGGCAGGGCGGTACGCTCTGCTCTCTCGCGACCCCTACTCTAATCAAAAGACTAAAGGCCCCTACTGAAGATAGGTCGCCAAACTACGACCGAGAGTTTCGCCTTTTGAAGCGCCAGTCGCGTAGGGCGACCGGGCCAGGCCGAGTCAGAAAGGCTTTGATGACTCAAGGTTCATATTAGGGAAAGGAGAGTGAGGGGAAGAGGGGGCAGCCCTCGGCCCGATCATCCAATTCGCTCCAACAGACAGGCATGGTTCTGTAGTCAAAGCAACTTCGTCACTTTCGTGTACCCATCGGACGGCAGCCCTTTCGGGGGTTCCTTAGGGACCGATTCACTCTGCGTAGATTGACTGAACGCAGAAAACCTTCCACTGGCAGGCGATCGTGTTTTTCACAGGATTTTTCGTTACTCATGTCAGCATTCTCACTTCTGATATCTCCAGGTCTTGTCACCAAAAACCTTCCCCGATTGACAGAACGTTCCGCTACTGACACTTGAAAAAGCAGCTTTCAAGGTCTCGTCGCTTCGGTGAATCACTTGAGCCCTGATACATTTTCGGTGCCATGGAGCTAGACCAGTGAGCTATTACGCTTTCTTCAAAGGATGGCTGCTTCCAAGCCCACCTCCTGGTTGTCATCGCTCGATCACTTCCTTTTCCACTAAGTGATTGCTTAGGGACCTTAGCGTACGATCTGGGCTGTTTCCCTCTCGACTTTGGATCTTAGCACCCAAAAAGTCTGTCTGTACAAACGATCTAGGCCTGTATTCGGAGTTTCCCTGGGGTTGGTAAGGCGAAATGAGGCCA
This DNA window, taken from Nicotiana tabacum cultivar K326 chromosome 15, ASM71507v2, whole genome shotgun sequence, encodes the following:
- the LOC142169705 gene encoding uncharacterized protein LOC142169705 — its product is MTQIISDLLHNICEPYVDDLVGYILLCAFLLRTFWYVLPPNYRSDPPDKKLNSALLLSRRTYPPRDSWNFSPSFGYEGTKSPLTTNQQTSSSWVLPGRSEQQGTPRRRFSSWATVSRSRGRSAPCPRIWGICSHKILGKSDLAGERSQFATENKTSSERTFVHFFSTKHGSLRITVGRWLPKETPIRSAPRLGGIYLIPITRRGSL